The following coding sequences lie in one Bacillus thermozeamaize genomic window:
- a CDS encoding TetR family transcriptional regulator — protein sequence MPKIVDHEAKRKQLGEAVWRIIRREGLEGVSVRSVAKEAGMSLGALRYYFSSQNDLLAFSLKMVGERIKKRIENLSMTGDIRKDIETIIGETLPLDEERITEAIIWLAFIGKSLADPTLGVLAAEAQKELYALYKKLTDALIRCGLVPPETNAELEAIRLHALIDGLVIHALIDPRTVTPETIRRTIAYHLNSIMQKHTDHRADTNGATSP from the coding sequence ATGCCTAAAATCGTGGATCACGAAGCAAAACGCAAACAATTGGGAGAAGCCGTATGGCGCATCATCCGCCGCGAGGGTCTGGAAGGCGTGTCGGTGCGAAGCGTCGCCAAGGAAGCAGGGATGTCTCTTGGGGCCTTGCGATATTATTTCTCAAGCCAGAACGATTTGTTGGCGTTCTCTTTGAAAATGGTCGGCGAGCGGATCAAAAAACGCATCGAAAATCTGAGTATGACGGGAGACATCCGCAAAGACATCGAGACCATCATCGGAGAAACACTACCGCTGGATGAGGAACGGATCACCGAAGCCATCATCTGGCTCGCGTTTATCGGCAAATCATTGGCGGACCCCACATTGGGCGTCTTGGCGGCCGAGGCACAGAAAGAATTATATGCTCTCTACAAGAAACTGACAGATGCCCTCATCCGCTGCGGACTGGTCCCGCCTGAGACAAACGCTGAGCTGGAAGCCATACGACTTCACGCGCTGATTGACGGGTTGGTCATCCATGCCCTGATCGATCCCCGCACCGTTACCCCGGAAACCATCCGGCGGACGATTGCTTACCATCTAAACAGCATCATGCAAAAGCACACCGATCACAGAGCGGATACGAACGGTGCAACCAGTCCATAA